One Triticum dicoccoides isolate Atlit2015 ecotype Zavitan chromosome 4B, WEW_v2.0, whole genome shotgun sequence genomic window carries:
- the LOC119293369 gene encoding peamaclein-like translates to MSKPSRCRAVQTQVALLLLLLVAASLLQAGDAASGFCAGKCAVRCGRSRAKRGACMKYCGLCCEECACVPTGRSGSRDECPCYRDMLTAGPRKRPKCP, encoded by the exons ATGAGCAAGCCATCGAGGTGCAGGGCAGTGCAGACGCAGGTCGCCCTGCTCCTCCTCTTGCTCGTCGCTGCCTCCCTGCTCCAGGCCGGCGACGCTGCTTCAG GGTTCTGCGCGGGCAAGTGCGCGGTCCGGTGCGGGCGGTCGCGCGCAAAGCGGGGGGCGTGCATGAAGTACTGCGGGCTGTGTTGCGAGGAGTGCGCCTGCGTGCCGACGGGGAGGAGCGGCAGCCGCGACGAGTGCCCCTGCTACCGCGACATGCTCACCGCCGGGCCCAGGAAGAGGCCCAAGTGCCCGTGA